A window of the Cucurbita pepo subsp. pepo cultivar mu-cu-16 chromosome LG01, ASM280686v2, whole genome shotgun sequence genome harbors these coding sequences:
- the LOC111810938 gene encoding cucumisin-like — MASLSTTLLFLSFCFSLLFFSSFSQEDPQKTYIVYMGSHPKGKVSTSSHHIRFLTETIGSNFAPRSLIRSYKRSFNGFVAKLTEAEAKKVSEMEGVISVFPNGKKQLHTTRSWDFMGFSEQVKRIPAVESNIIVGVFDSGIWPESPSFDDTGYGPPPAKWRGRCEASANFSCNNKIIGARSYRSNGKHLENDIKGPIDSDGHGTHTASTVAGGLVRQASMLGLGLGTARGGVPSARIAAYKVCWSDGCTDADILAAFDDAIADGVDIISGSLGGSSVKDYFNDSIAIGSFHAMKKGILTTLAVGNNGPEFTTIVNFSPWSLSVAASTTDRKFETKVKLGDGREFNGVSVNTFDLNGTQIPLVYAGDIPKAPFDRSVSRMCFENTVDKERVKGKIVVCDSLAVPGGVVAVEGAAGIIMQDESPQDDTNSYPLPASHVGPKPGALILSYINSTRVPTASIMKSRGRKRNRAPFVASFSSRGPNPITPNILKPDISGPGVEILAAWPSTVSPSGAEEDNKRVVYNVISGTSMACPHVTAAAAYVKSFHPTWSPAALKSALITTAFPMSPKRNPDGELAYGAGHINPLGAVHPGLIYNASETDYVKFLCGQGYSTESLRRLSDDSASCSANNSGTVFELNYPSFALSTNASNPISQVFRRRVTNVGSSYATSYKAVIVNPWRDLKITVKPSVLLFKRLGEELRFEVRIGGKIRKGIESAALVWDDGKHKVRSPITVFNANLHSLD, encoded by the exons ATGGCTTCTCTCTCAACAACCCTTTTATTCCTCAGTTTCtgcttctctctcctctttttcaGCTCATTTTCACAAGAAGACCCTCAAAAG ACATATATTGTGTATATGGGAAGCCATCCAAAAGGGAAGGTTTCAACTTCATCTCACCATATAAGATTTTTAACAGAAACGATTGGcag TAATTTTGCTCCACGGTCTTTAATCCGTAGCTACAAGAGAAGCTTCAATGGCTTTGTGGCTAAGCTGACTGAAGCCGAAGCCAAGAAAGTGTCGG AAATGGAAGGGGTAATTTCGGTATTTCCCAATGGAAAAAAACAACTCCACACTACAAGGTCTTGGGATTTCATGGGCTTCTCCGAACAAGTCAAGAGAATTCCGGCGGTGGAAAGTAACATCATTGTCGGAGTATTCGACAGCGGAATTTGGCCGGAATCTCCTAGCTTTGACGACACAGGATACGGTCCGCCGCCAGCCAAGTGGAGGGGCCGCTGTGAAGCCTCCGCCAATTTCTCTTGCAACAA taaaaTTATTGGAGCTAGATCGTATCGGAGTAATGGTAAACATTTAGAGAACGACATCAAAGGTCCAATAGATTCGGATGGCCATGGGACGCACACAGCATCGACAGTGGCTGGAGGGTTAGTCCGGCAAGCGAGTATGTTGGGTCTCGGCCTTGGCACGGCAAGGGGTGGAGTCCCATCAGCACGCATTGCTGCTTACAAAGTATGTTGGTCCGACGGCTGCACTGACGCTGATATTCTTGCAGCATTCGACGATGCCATTGCTGATGGTGTTGATATCATCTCTGGCTCTCTTGGGGGTTCGAGTGTGAAAGATTACTTCAATGACTCTATAGCCATTGGATCTTTCCATGCAATGAAGAAGGGAATCCTAACAACATTGGCCGTTGGAAATAACGGGCCGGAATTCACAACCATTGTGAACTTCTCGCCGTGGTCGTTGTCGGTAGCCGCTAGCACCACTGATCGGAAATTCGAAACTAAGGTTAAGCTCGGAGATGGAAGAGAATTCAAc GGAGTCAGCGTCAATACATTTGACTTAAACGGAACACAAATTCCATTAGTTTATGCCGGAGATATCCCTAAAGCTCCATTCGACAGATCGGTGTCAAg AATGTGCTTCGAGAACACAGTGGACAAGGAAAGGGTAAAAGGTAAAATTGTAGTATGTGATTCGTTGGCCGTTCCCGGCGGAGTTGTGGCCGTAGAAGGCGCCGCCGGAATTATAATGCAAGACGAATCCCCACAAGACGATACCAATTCTTATCCATTGCCTGCTTCTCATGTTGGCCCAAAACCTGGCGCTCTCATTCTCTCTTACATCAACTCAACCAG GGTTCCAACAGCAAGTATAATGAAGAGCAGAGGGAGAAAACGTAATAGAGCCCCTTTTGTTGCATCATTTTCTTCAAGGGGTCCAAACCCAATAACCCCCAACATTCTGAAg CCGGATATATCAGGGCCTGGCGTTGAAATCCTGGCGGCGTGGCCTTCCACGGTGTCACCCTCAGGAGCTGAAGAAGATAATAAAAGGGTTGTTTATAATGTGATTTCGGGCACCTCCATGGCTTGCCCGCATGTCACTGCCGCCGCCGCTTATGTTAAGTCCTTCCATCCCACTTGGTCTCCTGCTGCTCTTAAATCAGCCCTTATCACAACAG CATTTCCAATGAGCCCCAAACGTAACCCAGACGGCGAGTTAGCGTACGGCGCGGGCCACATAAACCCACTGGGCGCAGTCCATCCAGGCTTAATCTACAACGCTTCAGAGACCGACTACGTGAAGTTTCTATGCGGTCAAGGCTACTCCACGGAGTCGCTCCGGCGACTCTCCGACGACAGTGCCTCTTGCTCAGCCAACAATTCCGGCACAGTTTTCGAACTCAACTACCCATCCTTCGCTCTTTCCACGAACGCCTCAAACCCCATCAGCCAAGTTTTCAGAAGAAGGGTCACAAATGTTGGGTCGAGCTATGCGACGTCGTATAAAGCCGTGATAGTTAACCCATGGAGGGATCTTAAAATTACGGTGAAGCCCTCGGTTCTTTTGTTCAAGAGGTTGGGAGAGGAGCTAAGGTTTGAGGTTAGAATTGGAGGAAAAATTAGGAAAGGTATTGAATCGGCGGCTTTGGTGTGGGATGATGGTAAGCATAAAGTGAGGAGTCCTATAACCGTCTTTAATGCTAATCTTCACTCTTTGGATTAA